A DNA window from Candidatus Sulfidibacterium hydrothermale contains the following coding sequences:
- a CDS encoding quinone-dependent dihydroorotate dehydrogenase, translating to MVYKTFVRPLLFRFDPEKVHHFVGFTLRFAFSIPGIAGAVRYFFSVNHPTLERSIAGLHFSNPVGIAAGFDKDGNLFDALGNFGFGFVEVGAVTPVAQPGNEKPRLFRLPVDQALINRMGFNNPGVEIIRQRLRKRKNQSLIVGINLGKNTQTSNDQAVNDYVQLFEQLFDTGDYFVVNVSCPNVTDLRELQDAKMLRDILTRLQQINQKKKHAKPIFLKVSPDLNNHQLDEVIQLIRETNIAGVVAVNTTTERKGLKSSSEKINSIGRGGLSGKPLQKRALEVVRYLSEKSGKAFPLIGVGGIFTPQDALEMFRAGADLIQVYTGFIYEGPCIAKRINQAILKNKI from the coding sequence ATGGTGTACAAAACCTTTGTCAGGCCGTTGCTTTTTCGCTTTGATCCTGAAAAGGTTCATCATTTTGTGGGTTTTACTTTACGATTTGCCTTCAGCATTCCGGGTATTGCCGGGGCAGTCCGTTATTTTTTCTCTGTAAACCATCCAACACTGGAACGCAGCATTGCCGGATTGCATTTTTCAAATCCGGTAGGTATTGCTGCCGGTTTTGACAAAGATGGAAATTTGTTTGATGCTCTGGGAAATTTTGGTTTTGGTTTTGTAGAAGTCGGGGCTGTAACACCGGTGGCACAACCCGGAAATGAAAAACCCCGTTTATTTCGCCTGCCTGTCGATCAGGCGCTTATCAACCGGATGGGATTTAATAATCCCGGAGTGGAAATCATCAGGCAACGGCTGAGAAAAAGGAAAAACCAATCGTTGATTGTTGGGATCAACCTGGGAAAAAATACCCAAACGTCTAATGATCAAGCAGTAAATGACTATGTCCAGCTTTTTGAGCAGTTATTTGATACCGGCGATTATTTCGTGGTCAATGTCAGTTGTCCCAATGTAACCGACCTGCGTGAACTACAGGATGCCAAAATGCTGCGGGATATTTTAACCCGCCTGCAGCAGATAAACCAAAAGAAAAAACACGCCAAACCCATCTTTTTAAAAGTTTCTCCCGACCTGAACAACCACCAGCTGGACGAGGTAATTCAGCTGATCCGCGAAACAAACATTGCCGGCGTTGTTGCGGTAAACACCACAACCGAACGAAAAGGACTGAAGTCCTCTTCCGAAAAAATAAACTCCATTGGCCGGGGCGGGCTCAGCGGAAAACCTTTGCAAAAAAGAGCTTTGGAGGTGGTCCGGTATCTTTCGGAAAAATCAGGAAAAGCATTTCCCCTCATCGGTGTCGGAGGTATTTTCACGCCACAGGACGCACTGGAGATGTTCCGTGCCGGTGCTGATCTGATCCAGGTTTATACCGGATTTATTTACGAAGGACCATGCATTGCCAAAAGAATCAATCAGGCTATTTTAAAAAATAAAATCTGA
- a CDS encoding DUF5606 family protein — translation MDLSKILSIAGKPGLYKLAGEAKNNLVVESLTDGKRMPAFAHERISSLQEISIYTTGEDLPLHDALKMIFDSTGGQPVENPKKLSSNQLKSLFEKAIPDYDKDSVYVSDMKKVFTWYNLLLEKGLLDFSEEEESDNEENNKKEQEDQKTTEENEKTSSEDKK, via the coding sequence ATGGATTTAAGCAAGATTTTGTCAATTGCAGGCAAGCCCGGTTTATATAAACTGGCCGGCGAAGCAAAAAACAACCTGGTTGTCGAATCGCTTACCGACGGTAAGCGGATGCCGGCTTTTGCCCATGAACGCATTAGTTCGTTACAGGAAATCAGTATTTATACAACAGGAGAAGATTTACCGCTTCACGATGCGTTGAAAATGATCTTTGACAGTACAGGCGGACAACCGGTGGAAAATCCCAAAAAACTGTCTTCCAATCAATTGAAATCGCTTTTTGAAAAAGCTATACCCGATTACGATAAAGACAGTGTATATGTTTCTGACATGAAAAAGGTGTTTACCTGGTACAATCTTTTACTCGAAAAAGGGTTACTCGACTTTAGCGAAGAAGAAGAAAGCGATAACGAAGAAAACAACAAGAAAGAGCAGGAAGACCAGAAAACAACAGAAGAAAACGAAAAAACATCTTCTGAAGATAAAAAATAA
- a CDS encoding tetratricopeptide repeat protein — MKILKGLMVVAVLVTVFTFQVDAKGRDKAMAAFKKGDYQTALALWSKTIAKYEKRNKGTQCTVYDDAAQAALKLGKDDLARQLLEKATYSASATPEAFVELAKLYRKIDNLSLEITTLERYVKKYPHDKNIVPMQERLFETYIESENWQEALDLWKKLPASFQTDTSHLAELLKANIALNREKAADTLAPMLLKKDPKNTVALDYEAKKYFWRAENRYQAEMKAYSKNKTRSQYAHLLNAFKIVTVDFKKSLTYFRRLYVLQPTSENARYLGNIYARLDDRSKAKYYQHLADKLKKEGK; from the coding sequence ATGAAAATACTTAAAGGATTGATGGTGGTAGCGGTGTTGGTTACCGTATTTACTTTTCAGGTGGATGCCAAAGGCAGGGATAAAGCCATGGCGGCTTTTAAAAAGGGAGATTATCAGACGGCCCTTGCACTGTGGAGCAAAACCATTGCCAAATACGAAAAACGGAATAAAGGAACCCAGTGTACGGTATATGATGATGCGGCACAGGCTGCGTTGAAACTGGGAAAAGATGACCTGGCCCGGCAGCTGCTGGAAAAAGCAACTTATTCGGCGTCGGCAACTCCGGAAGCTTTTGTAGAACTGGCCAAACTCTATCGTAAAATCGATAACCTTTCACTCGAAATCACCACCTTGGAAAGGTATGTGAAGAAATACCCCCACGATAAAAATATTGTTCCCATGCAGGAACGGCTTTTTGAAACTTACATCGAAAGTGAAAATTGGCAGGAAGCACTTGATTTATGGAAAAAATTACCTGCATCATTTCAAACAGACACTTCTCATCTTGCCGAGTTGCTTAAAGCCAATATTGCCTTGAACCGGGAAAAAGCAGCGGATACCCTGGCTCCGATGCTCTTAAAAAAGGATCCGAAAAATACAGTGGCGTTGGATTATGAAGCAAAAAAATATTTTTGGCGGGCTGAAAACCGGTATCAGGCAGAAATGAAAGCTTACAGCAAAAACAAAACCCGCAGTCAGTATGCCCATTTATTAAACGCATTTAAAATAGTAACGGTCGATTTTAAAAAGTCATTGACCTATTTTCGCCGGCTTTATGTCTTGCAGCCTACATCGGAAAATGCCCGTTATCTCGGAAACATTTATGCCCGGCTTGATGACCGTTCCAAAGCAAAATACTATCAGCATCTGGCCGATAAGCTGAAGAAGGAAGGGAAGTGA